The following are from one region of the Hydrogenophaga sp. BPS33 genome:
- the recQ gene encoding DNA helicase RecQ, whose translation MSATIDIAPGSEILETSLGVLHEVFGYEAFRGPQADIVSHVGAGGDALVLMPTGGGKSLCYQVPAIVRQRAGQGVTIVVSPLIALMHDQVGALTEAGVAAAFLNSSLSGEEAQRVERQMLRGEITLIYTAPERLTTPRFLALLDSLHERGKLSLFAIDEAHCVSQWGHDFRPEYRALVVLHERFASVPRVALTATADHLTRADIVEHLQLQEARTFISSFDRPNIRYQLVEKKDATTQLMRFIRDEHTSSGDEHDAGIVYCQSRRRVEEVAAMLCDAGLTALPYHAGLDAAVRQKHQDRFLREEGLIMVATIAFGMGIDKPDVRFVAHLDMPKNIEGYYQETGRAGRDGEAANAWMAYGLQDVVNQRRMIDESPAADEFKQVLRGKLDALLTLAEASDCRRVRLLSYFGEASRPCGNCDNCLSPPELIDATESARKLLSCIYRVQQASGTAFGAGHIMDILRGKDTDKVKQYGHEKLSTFGIGADLSETQWRALLRQLIAREAIEVHDAPYNTLHLAGAARDILKGQAEVRLRALADKAAGSARSSRQRASRATAKDDGVPLSLSERECLEALKSWRAGVAREHNLPAFVIFHDATLRAIAGRKPETLADLDGISGIGQKKREAYGADVLRVVSAFV comes from the coding sequence ATGAGCGCCACCATCGACATCGCACCCGGCAGCGAGATTCTGGAGACCAGCCTCGGCGTGCTGCACGAGGTGTTCGGCTACGAAGCCTTTCGAGGTCCGCAGGCGGACATCGTGTCCCACGTGGGCGCTGGCGGCGACGCGCTGGTGCTCATGCCCACGGGGGGTGGCAAGTCGCTGTGTTACCAGGTGCCCGCGATCGTGCGGCAACGCGCTGGCCAGGGCGTGACCATCGTGGTCTCTCCCTTGATCGCGCTGATGCACGACCAGGTCGGCGCCCTGACCGAAGCCGGCGTCGCCGCCGCCTTCCTCAACTCCAGCCTCTCCGGCGAAGAGGCGCAGCGGGTCGAGAGGCAGATGCTGCGCGGCGAGATCACGCTGATTTACACGGCGCCCGAGCGCCTGACCACGCCGCGCTTCCTCGCGCTGCTGGACTCGCTTCACGAACGCGGCAAGCTCAGCCTGTTCGCCATCGACGAGGCCCACTGCGTGAGCCAATGGGGCCACGACTTTCGCCCTGAATACCGCGCGCTGGTCGTGCTGCACGAGCGCTTTGCCAGCGTGCCGCGCGTGGCGCTCACCGCCACCGCCGACCACCTCACGCGCGCCGACATCGTCGAGCATCTGCAGTTGCAGGAAGCGCGCACCTTCATCAGCAGCTTCGACCGCCCCAACATCCGCTACCAGCTGGTGGAGAAGAAGGACGCCACCACCCAGCTGATGCGCTTCATCCGCGACGAGCACACCAGCAGCGGCGACGAGCACGACGCCGGCATCGTCTATTGCCAGTCGCGCCGGCGGGTAGAGGAAGTGGCGGCGATGCTCTGCGACGCCGGCCTCACCGCCCTGCCCTACCACGCGGGACTGGACGCGGCCGTGCGGCAGAAACACCAAGACCGCTTTCTGCGCGAAGAGGGCCTGATCATGGTCGCCACCATCGCCTTCGGCATGGGCATCGACAAGCCCGACGTGCGCTTCGTCGCGCACCTGGACATGCCCAAGAACATCGAGGGCTACTACCAGGAAACCGGCCGCGCCGGGCGCGACGGCGAGGCCGCCAATGCCTGGATGGCCTACGGCCTGCAAGATGTGGTGAACCAGCGCCGCATGATCGACGAGAGCCCCGCGGCCGACGAATTCAAGCAGGTGCTGCGCGGCAAACTGGACGCCCTGCTCACGCTCGCCGAAGCCAGCGACTGCCGCCGCGTGCGCCTGTTGTCCTACTTTGGCGAAGCCAGCCGGCCCTGCGGCAACTGCGACAACTGCCTGAGCCCGCCCGAACTGATCGACGCCACCGAGTCCGCGCGCAAGCTGCTTTCCTGCATCTACCGCGTGCAACAAGCCAGTGGCACGGCCTTTGGCGCGGGCCACATCATGGACATTCTGCGCGGCAAGGACACCGACAAGGTCAAGCAGTATGGCCACGAAAAGCTGTCTACGTTCGGCATCGGCGCCGATCTGTCCGAAACCCAGTGGCGCGCGCTGCTGCGCCAGCTCATCGCACGCGAGGCGATCGAGGTGCACGACGCGCCGTACAACACGCTGCACCTGGCCGGTGCGGCGCGGGACATCCTCAAGGGCCAGGCCGAGGTGCGCCTCAGGGCCCTGGCCGACAAGGCCGCGGGCTCGGCCCGCAGCAGCCGCCAACGCGCCTCGCGCGCCACGGCCAAGGACGATGGTGTGCCGCTGAGTCTGTCCGAGCGCGAATGTCTGGAAGCGCTCAAGTCCTGGCGGGCCGGGGTGGCACGGGAACACAACCTGCCCGCCTTCGTGATCTTCCACGACGCGACCCTGCGCGCCATTGCCGGACGCAAGCCCGAAACCCTGGCCGATCTGGACGGCATTTCCGGCATCGGCCAGAAAAAGCGCGAGGCCTATGGTGCCGACGTGCTCAGGGTGGTGAGTGCTTTCGTCTGA
- a CDS encoding response regulator: MTETIRVLIGDDHRIVREGLKQILADASDVQVVAEAQTGHEVLAEVQAARGKEGLDLVLLDVAMPGLDGLDVLQAIKREYPNLPVLMLSTYPEKQYAVRCIRMGACGYLNKSADPDDMITAVRKAAGGAVFVSQATAEALAAAVGSAGAQTGAEALSHREYQVYRLLTQGRTVSEIGAQLGLAANTVSTYRARVLEKTGAKNDVELALYAERHARDPRSG; encoded by the coding sequence ATGACCGAAACCATCCGCGTGCTGATCGGCGACGACCACCGCATCGTGCGCGAAGGCCTCAAGCAGATCCTGGCCGACGCCTCGGATGTCCAGGTGGTGGCCGAGGCGCAGACCGGCCACGAGGTGCTGGCCGAAGTGCAGGCGGCCCGTGGCAAGGAGGGCCTGGACCTGGTGCTGCTCGACGTGGCCATGCCCGGGCTGGATGGGCTGGACGTGTTGCAGGCGATCAAGCGCGAGTACCCCAACCTGCCGGTGCTCATGCTCAGCACCTACCCCGAAAAGCAATACGCGGTGCGCTGCATCCGCATGGGTGCGTGCGGCTATCTCAACAAAAGCGCGGACCCCGACGACATGATCACGGCGGTGCGCAAGGCCGCCGGTGGCGCGGTGTTCGTGAGCCAGGCCACGGCCGAAGCGCTCGCCGCGGCCGTGGGCAGCGCTGGCGCACAGACCGGAGCCGAGGCGCTCTCGCACCGCGAATACCAGGTCTACCGCCTGCTGACGCAGGGGCGCACCGTGAGCGAAATTGGTGCACAGCTGGGCCTGGCGGCGAACACCGTGAGCACTTACCGTGCACGCGTGCTGGAGAAAACCGGCGCGAAGAACGATGTGGAGCTCGCGCTGTACGCCGAGCGCCACGCGCGCGACCCCCGATCCGGTTGA
- a CDS encoding homocysteine S-methyltransferase family protein, with protein MNAPAYTRAQALPEILKHRIAILDGAMGTMIQRFKLGEAEYRGERFKDFHKDVKGNNELLSLTRPDVIRDIHEGYLAAGADLIETNTFGATTIAQDDYDMAHLAREMNVESARLARAACNKFSTPDKPRFVAGALGPTPKTASISPDVNDAGARNVTFEQLRAAYLEQIEGLVEGGADVLLVETIFDTLNAKAALFAIDEFFEQSGQRLPIIISGTVTDASGRILSGQTVSAFWASVRHLQPLAVGLNCALGAALMRPYIQELAKVAGDTFISCYPNAGLPNPMSDTGFDETPADTSRLLREFAAEGLVNIVGGCCGTTPDHIGAIHQSVSPLAPRVVQREYFYKEAA; from the coding sequence ATGAACGCCCCTGCCTACACCCGCGCGCAAGCGCTTCCCGAGATCCTGAAGCACCGCATCGCCATCCTCGACGGCGCCATGGGCACCATGATCCAGCGCTTCAAACTCGGCGAGGCGGAGTACCGCGGAGAGCGCTTCAAGGACTTCCACAAGGACGTGAAAGGCAACAACGAGCTGCTCAGCCTGACGCGCCCGGACGTCATCCGCGACATCCATGAAGGCTACCTGGCTGCGGGTGCCGACCTGATCGAGACCAACACCTTCGGCGCCACCACCATCGCGCAGGACGACTACGACATGGCCCATCTCGCACGCGAGATGAATGTTGAATCGGCACGTCTGGCGCGTGCCGCCTGCAACAAGTTCAGCACGCCGGACAAGCCGCGCTTCGTGGCCGGCGCCCTCGGCCCCACGCCCAAGACGGCCAGCATCAGTCCCGACGTGAACGACGCCGGCGCACGCAATGTCACCTTCGAACAACTGCGCGCAGCCTACCTGGAGCAGATCGAGGGACTGGTCGAAGGCGGCGCCGATGTGCTGCTGGTCGAAACCATCTTCGACACGCTCAACGCCAAGGCGGCCTTGTTCGCCATCGACGAGTTCTTCGAGCAGTCCGGCCAGCGCCTGCCGATCATCATCAGCGGCACCGTGACCGATGCCTCGGGCCGCATCCTCAGTGGCCAGACCGTCAGCGCCTTCTGGGCCAGCGTGCGCCACCTGCAGCCGCTGGCCGTGGGCCTGAACTGCGCGCTGGGCGCGGCGCTGATGCGGCCTTACATCCAGGAACTGGCCAAGGTCGCGGGCGACACCTTCATCAGCTGCTATCCCAATGCCGGCCTGCCCAACCCGATGAGCGACACCGGTTTCGACGAAACACCGGCCGACACCAGCCGCCTGTTGCGCGAGTTTGCCGCCGAAGGCCTGGTCAACATCGTGGGCGGCTGCTGCGGCACCACGCCCGACCACATCGGGGCGATTCACCAGAGCGTGTCGCCGCTGGCGCCGCGGGTGGTCCAGCGCGAGTACTTCTACAAGGAAGCGGCCTGA
- the ntrB gene encoding nitrate ABC transporter permease, producing MSTKRLNLRATLVSLLLFVVFIGAWQLGTSAPSVGGSSAGMTADEIEYAKLMGKDPGAQKSSGFPQPLAVAKASWEHLSDPFYDKGPNDKGIGIQLAHSLARVASGFVLAMVVAIPLGFLIGMSPLMRKAFDPFVQVLKPISPLAWMPLALYTLKDSNVSGIFVIFICSVWPMLINTAFGVSAVKREWLNVASTLEVRPLRKALRVILPAAAPTILTGMRISMGIAWLVIVAAEMLVGGTGIGYFVWNEWNNLSLTNVIFAVLVIGVVGMLLDLMFAQFQKAVTYVE from the coding sequence ATGAGCACCAAGCGCCTGAACCTGCGTGCCACGCTGGTGTCCCTGCTCCTGTTCGTGGTCTTCATCGGTGCGTGGCAGCTGGGCACTTCTGCCCCCTCCGTCGGTGGCTCCAGCGCCGGCATGACGGCCGACGAAATCGAGTACGCCAAGCTCATGGGCAAGGACCCGGGGGCGCAGAAGTCCAGCGGCTTTCCGCAGCCGCTGGCGGTGGCCAAGGCCAGTTGGGAGCACCTGTCCGACCCGTTCTACGACAAGGGGCCGAACGACAAGGGCATTGGCATCCAGCTCGCCCATTCGCTGGCCCGCGTGGCCAGCGGTTTCGTGCTGGCCATGGTGGTGGCCATACCGCTGGGCTTCCTGATCGGCATGTCGCCGCTGATGCGCAAAGCCTTCGACCCCTTTGTGCAGGTGCTCAAGCCCATCAGCCCGCTGGCCTGGATGCCGCTGGCGCTCTACACGCTGAAAGACTCCAACGTCAGCGGCATTTTCGTGATCTTCATCTGCTCGGTCTGGCCCATGCTGATCAACACCGCCTTTGGTGTCTCGGCCGTCAAGCGCGAATGGCTCAACGTGGCGAGCACGCTGGAGGTGCGCCCGCTGCGCAAGGCCTTGCGGGTCATCCTGCCGGCGGCCGCGCCCACCATCCTCACCGGCATGCGCATCAGCATGGGCATCGCCTGGCTGGTGATCGTGGCGGCCGAGATGCTGGTGGGGGGCACCGGCATTGGCTACTTCGTGTGGAACGAGTGGAACAACCTGTCGCTGACCAACGTGATCTTCGCGGTGCTGGTCATCGGTGTGGTCGGCATGCTGCTCGACCTGATGTTCGCCCAATTCCAGAAGGCGGTGACCTATGTGGAGTGA
- a CDS encoding pirin family protein: protein MLEMVINARAADLGHGLKVRRVLPYAKRRMVGPWIFVDHAGPVTLAAENTRAADVRPHPHIGLSTVSYLLSGQVEHRDSLGVHQFINPGDVNWMTAGRGISHSERFTHPDSFAGGGLELMQLWVALPEADEETDPAFTHYPATDLPVRDADGVWMRLIAGEAYGMRSPVRTHSPLFYLHTEWQAGARLALPGGYSEQAVYVARGEVEYDGQTYVTGQLLVFDNDTDATLTAHTKATLMVFGGEPLGERHVFWNFVSSRKDRIEQAKADWAAGRIPLPPGDDKEWIPLPG from the coding sequence ATGCTCGAGATGGTGATCAATGCCCGCGCGGCCGACCTGGGCCACGGCCTCAAGGTGCGGCGCGTGCTGCCCTACGCGAAACGCCGCATGGTCGGCCCCTGGATCTTCGTCGACCATGCCGGCCCGGTCACGCTGGCCGCCGAAAACACGCGCGCGGCCGATGTGCGCCCGCACCCGCACATCGGCCTGTCCACCGTGAGCTACCTGCTCAGCGGCCAGGTGGAACACCGCGACAGCCTGGGCGTGCACCAGTTCATCAATCCTGGCGACGTGAACTGGATGACCGCGGGGCGTGGCATCTCGCACTCGGAACGCTTCACACACCCGGACTCGTTTGCCGGGGGTGGCCTGGAACTGATGCAGCTCTGGGTGGCGCTGCCCGAGGCCGACGAGGAAACCGATCCGGCCTTCACGCACTACCCGGCCACCGACCTGCCGGTGCGCGACGCCGATGGCGTCTGGATGCGCCTGATCGCTGGTGAGGCCTACGGCATGCGAAGCCCGGTGCGCACGCACTCACCCCTCTTCTACCTGCACACCGAATGGCAAGCGGGTGCGCGCCTGGCGCTGCCTGGCGGCTACAGCGAGCAGGCCGTCTACGTGGCGCGCGGCGAAGTGGAATACGACGGGCAGACCTACGTCACCGGACAACTGCTGGTGTTCGACAACGACACGGACGCGACCCTCACCGCGCACACCAAGGCCACGCTGATGGTCTTTGGCGGCGAGCCGCTGGGCGAGCGGCATGTGTTCTGGAACTTCGTGTCCTCGCGCAAGGATCGCATCGAACAGGCCAAGGCCGATTGGGCCGCGGGCCGCATTCCGCTGCCACCAGGTGACGACAAGGAATGGATTCCGCTGCCGGGCTGA
- a CDS encoding rhodanese-like domain-containing protein, with translation MKHLTPQQAWAWLQAQGELRAAQGEDPPLFVDVRMEIESLYVGRPPGVENIPWYEYPDLTPDPARFATAVEQEAGRKDRPVLLICRSGKRTLDAGKALEAAGFTDVAHVLHGFEGELNDAFKRSTLNGWRFDGLPWEQM, from the coding sequence ATGAAACACCTCACGCCCCAGCAGGCTTGGGCCTGGCTGCAGGCCCAGGGTGAGCTGCGCGCCGCCCAGGGCGAAGACCCCCCGCTGTTCGTGGACGTTCGCATGGAGATCGAGTCGCTCTACGTGGGCCGCCCACCCGGCGTGGAGAACATTCCCTGGTACGAATACCCCGACCTCACGCCCGATCCGGCGCGCTTTGCGACCGCGGTCGAGCAGGAAGCGGGCCGCAAGGACCGCCCGGTGCTGCTCATCTGCCGCAGCGGCAAGCGCACGCTGGACGCGGGCAAGGCGCTGGAGGCTGCGGGTTTCACTGACGTGGCCCACGTGCTTCACGGCTTCGAAGGCGAGCTCAACGACGCGTTCAAGCGCTCCACACTGAACGGCTGGCGTTTCGATGGCCTGCCCTGGGAACAGATGTAA
- a CDS encoding cyclic nucleotide-binding domain-containing protein, whose translation MALLSSLFGTNDKAASARRARVNASATALRAAQLLRSATALIQLNPQEALTVVGYMQMRHCAEGEEIIRQGASGSSGDDGFMALVVDGEVTVETVTVSRISPLTVNVLGPGHLMGEMSLMDGAARSATCTASTDVGCAVLTRAALEAMIAEEPTTAAKLLSAVALRLSRRLRETDNKLQLYGQLVQSMQEEINRLVPDLD comes from the coding sequence ATGGCCTTGCTCAGCTCCCTGTTTGGCACCAACGACAAAGCCGCCAGCGCCCGGCGCGCCCGCGTGAACGCCTCGGCCACCGCGCTGCGCGCCGCGCAGCTGCTGCGTTCGGCCACCGCACTGATCCAGCTCAACCCGCAAGAAGCGCTCACGGTGGTCGGCTACATGCAGATGCGCCATTGCGCCGAGGGCGAGGAAATCATCCGCCAGGGCGCCAGCGGCAGCAGCGGCGACGACGGCTTCATGGCCCTGGTGGTCGATGGCGAAGTCACGGTCGAGACGGTGACGGTGAGCCGGATCTCGCCATTGACTGTGAACGTGCTCGGGCCGGGTCACCTGATGGGTGAGATGTCGCTGATGGATGGCGCCGCCCGCTCGGCCACCTGCACCGCCAGCACCGACGTGGGCTGCGCCGTGCTCACGCGTGCCGCGCTCGAAGCCATGATCGCCGAAGAGCCGACCACCGCCGCCAAGCTGCTGAGCGCCGTGGCACTGCGTCTGAGCAGGCGCCTGCGCGAAACCGACAACAAGCTGCAACTCTACGGCCAGTTGGTGCAGAGCATGCAGGAAGAGATCAACCGGCTGGTACCGGACCTGGACTGA
- a CDS encoding PAS domain-containing sensor histidine kinase: MQLDAAQLVSHAAAPSTDAWRDPLGLLLASTGEGVFGVDLDGLCVFINHAGARMIGFEPGELQGCNMHELTHHSHADGGHYPVEDCPIFNAFRQGLPCRIDSEVFWRRDGTSFPVEYSSHPIVDEGQVRGAVVTFVDITERKRAADALRRAKDELEERVDERTLALATALKQVRELAARSEAVREEERTRIAREVHDELGSLLVALKMDVNWMDKRLSEQESRSAEAAHHMRDHMRCKCQNMSRLIETAVDNVGRIITDLRPSILDHQGLWAALEWQAQEFVQSAELALDWHMDVPDAPEPAEPLAMAVFRIFQEMLSNVGRHARAQWLGVDIVVKGSALRLTVQDNGVGAPAQAFEAAHAYGVMGMRERARHFGGDIHIDSAPGQGTRMCLSVGLPPGDTA; this comes from the coding sequence ATGCAACTCGATGCCGCCCAACTCGTCAGCCATGCCGCGGCCCCGTCGACCGACGCTTGGCGCGACCCGCTGGGCCTGCTGCTGGCGTCCACCGGCGAAGGGGTGTTTGGCGTCGATCTGGACGGTCTTTGCGTGTTCATCAACCACGCGGGCGCGCGCATGATCGGCTTCGAGCCGGGGGAGCTGCAGGGTTGCAACATGCACGAACTCACCCACCATTCGCACGCCGATGGCGGGCACTATCCGGTGGAGGACTGCCCGATCTTCAATGCCTTCCGCCAGGGCCTGCCCTGCCGCATCGACAGCGAGGTGTTCTGGCGCCGCGATGGCACGTCCTTCCCGGTGGAGTACTCCAGCCACCCGATCGTGGACGAAGGCCAGGTGCGCGGCGCGGTGGTGACTTTCGTGGACATCACCGAGCGCAAGCGCGCGGCCGATGCGCTGCGGCGCGCCAAGGACGAACTCGAGGAGCGCGTGGACGAGCGCACGCTGGCCCTGGCCACCGCGCTCAAACAAGTGCGCGAATTGGCGGCGCGCTCGGAAGCCGTGCGGGAGGAGGAGCGCACCCGCATCGCACGCGAGGTGCACGACGAACTCGGCAGCTTGCTGGTGGCGCTGAAGATGGATGTGAACTGGATGGACAAGCGCCTGTCCGAACAGGAAAGCCGCAGCGCCGAGGCCGCTCACCACATGCGCGACCACATGCGCTGCAAGTGCCAGAACATGAGCCGCCTGATCGAGACCGCGGTGGACAACGTCGGGCGCATCATCACCGACCTGCGCCCCAGCATCCTGGACCACCAGGGCCTGTGGGCGGCGCTGGAGTGGCAGGCGCAGGAGTTCGTGCAATCGGCCGAGCTGGCGCTGGACTGGCACATGGACGTGCCCGACGCTCCCGAACCCGCCGAGCCGCTGGCCATGGCGGTGTTCCGCATCTTTCAGGAGATGCTCAGCAACGTAGGCCGCCATGCGCGCGCGCAGTGGTTGGGCGTGGACATTGTCGTGAAGGGCTCAGCGCTGCGCCTGACGGTGCAGGACAATGGCGTGGGCGCGCCGGCCCAGGCCTTTGAAGCCGCCCATGCCTATGGCGTGATGGGCATGCGCGAGCGGGCACGGCATTTCGGTGGCGATATACACATAGACAGTGCACCCGGCCAAGGCACCCGCATGTGCCTGTCGGTGGGACTGCCTCCTGGAGACACCGCATGA
- a CDS encoding CmpA/NrtA family ABC transporter substrate-binding protein encodes MSEFFDPYNADRPLMLKCSCGRDHSIAEHHAEVAADRAALALRQRSESAEFEAYSNAFVEATLVKALFPQDEVRRRFLRAVGKGTAMAAIASVLPVASLQAMAQEKKGSLEKTNLKIGFIPITCATPLIMAKPLGFYEKQGLNVEVIKTAGWALIRDKMINKEYDATHFLSPMPLAISMGVGSNAVPMNVATIQNTNGQAITLHMKHKDRRDPRQWKGFKFGVPFEYSMHNFLLRYYLAEAGLNPDTDVQIRVVPPPEMVANLRAGNIDGYLGPDPFNQRAVYDEVGFLHILTRDLWNGHPCCAFGTSTEFITRNPNTFAALYRAVLTAAAMARQAKNRELIAKVIAPQAYLNQPETVISQVLTGRFADGLGKIQTVPDRADFDPMPWQSMAVWMLTQMQRWGYVKGEVNYRKLAEQVFLITDARQHMKALDIDFKAGPAYTKHTIMGKEFDPAKPVEYLKSFAISRAA; translated from the coding sequence ATGTCCGAATTCTTCGATCCCTACAACGCCGACCGCCCGCTCATGCTCAAGTGCAGTTGCGGGCGCGACCACTCGATCGCGGAGCACCACGCCGAGGTGGCGGCCGACCGAGCGGCCCTCGCGTTGCGCCAGCGCAGCGAGAGCGCAGAGTTCGAGGCCTACAGCAATGCGTTCGTCGAGGCCACGCTGGTCAAGGCGCTGTTCCCGCAAGACGAGGTGCGCCGCCGCTTCCTGCGCGCAGTCGGCAAGGGCACGGCGATGGCGGCCATCGCCAGCGTGCTGCCGGTGGCCAGCCTGCAGGCCATGGCTCAGGAGAAGAAGGGTTCGCTGGAAAAAACCAACCTCAAGATCGGCTTCATTCCCATCACCTGCGCCACGCCGCTGATCATGGCCAAGCCGCTGGGCTTCTATGAGAAACAGGGGCTCAACGTCGAGGTGATCAAGACCGCGGGCTGGGCGCTGATCCGCGACAAGATGATCAACAAGGAGTACGACGCCACGCACTTCCTCTCGCCCATGCCACTGGCCATATCCATGGGCGTGGGCTCCAACGCCGTGCCCATGAACGTGGCGACGATCCAGAACACCAACGGCCAGGCCATCACCCTGCACATGAAGCACAAGGACAGGCGCGATCCCAGGCAGTGGAAGGGCTTCAAGTTCGGCGTGCCGTTCGAATACTCGATGCACAACTTCCTGCTGCGCTACTACCTGGCCGAAGCCGGCCTCAACCCCGACACCGACGTTCAGATCCGCGTGGTGCCGCCGCCCGAGATGGTGGCCAACTTGCGTGCCGGCAACATCGACGGCTACCTCGGCCCGGACCCTTTCAACCAGCGGGCGGTGTACGACGAGGTGGGCTTCTTGCACATCCTCACCAGGGACCTGTGGAATGGCCACCCCTGCTGCGCCTTCGGCACCAGCACCGAATTCATCACCCGGAACCCCAACACCTTCGCCGCGCTGTACCGCGCGGTGCTCACCGCTGCGGCCATGGCGCGCCAGGCCAAGAACCGCGAGCTCATCGCGAAAGTGATCGCGCCGCAGGCCTACCTGAACCAGCCCGAGACGGTGATCTCGCAGGTCCTCACCGGCCGGTTTGCCGATGGCCTGGGCAAGATCCAGACCGTGCCCGACCGCGCCGACTTCGACCCGATGCCGTGGCAGAGCATGGCCGTGTGGATGCTCACCCAGATGCAGCGTTGGGGCTATGTGAAGGGCGAGGTGAACTACCGCAAGCTCGCCGAGCAGGTGTTCCTGATCACCGATGCGCGCCAGCACATGAAGGCGCTGGACATCGACTTCAAGGCCGGCCCGGCCTACACCAAGCACACCATCATGGGCAAGGAGTTCGATCCCGCCAAGCCGGTGGAATACCTCAAGAGCTTCGCGATCTCCAGGGCGGCCTGA
- a CDS encoding ABC transporter ATP-binding protein, whose product MTGFLQVEKLAKAYQADKPVFADVSFAIDKGEFVCIIGHSGCGKTTILNVLAGLEFATAGHCFMDGREIAGPSLERGVVFQSHALMPWLSVRQNIAFAVKSRWPDWRRAQVDAQVEKFVALVGLSPAIDKKPSQLSGGMKQRVGIARAFAIQPKMLLLDEPFGALDALTRGTIQDELMAIVGQTRQTVFMITHDVDEAILLADRILLMSNGAQTPTGYVPGGMAEVVVNPLPRQRARAQLHHLDGYYELRNHIVDFLVSRARAH is encoded by the coding sequence ATGACCGGTTTTCTCCAGGTTGAAAAACTCGCCAAGGCCTACCAGGCCGACAAGCCCGTGTTCGCCGACGTGTCCTTCGCCATCGACAAGGGTGAGTTCGTCTGCATCATCGGCCACAGCGGCTGCGGCAAGACCACCATCCTCAACGTGTTGGCCGGGCTGGAGTTCGCCACCGCCGGCCACTGCTTCATGGACGGGCGCGAGATCGCCGGCCCGAGCCTGGAGCGCGGCGTGGTGTTCCAGAGCCACGCGCTCATGCCCTGGCTCAGTGTGCGGCAGAACATCGCTTTCGCCGTGAAGTCGCGCTGGCCCGACTGGCGCCGGGCGCAAGTCGACGCGCAGGTCGAGAAGTTCGTGGCCCTGGTGGGTCTTTCGCCCGCCATCGACAAGAAACCCAGCCAGCTCTCGGGCGGCATGAAGCAGCGCGTGGGCATTGCGCGCGCCTTTGCGATCCAACCCAAGATGCTGTTGCTCGACGAGCCGTTTGGCGCGCTGGACGCGCTCACGCGCGGCACGATCCAGGACGAGCTCATGGCCATCGTGGGCCAGACGCGCCAGACCGTGTTCATGATCACGCACGACGTGGACGAGGCCATCCTGCTGGCAGACCGCATCCTGCTCATGAGCAATGGCGCGCAAACGCCGACGGGCTATGTGCCCGGTGGCATGGCCGAGGTGGTGGTCAACCCGTTGCCGCGCCAACGCGCGCGCGCCCAGCTGCACCACTTGGACGGGTACTACGAACTGCGCAACCACATCGTCGACTTCCTGGTCTCGCGTGCGCGGGCCCACTGA
- the cynS gene encoding cyanase: MSRLAVTEKIIHTKVTKGLSWADVARKVGQSKEWTTALCLGQMTATATQAKVLGKLFGLSVEEQKWLQVVPYKGSLPTTVPTDPLIYRFYELVSVYGTTFKELIHEEFGDGIMSAIDFKMDLQRQADPNGDRVNIAMSGKFLPYKQY, encoded by the coding sequence ATGAGCCGACTCGCCGTCACTGAAAAGATCATCCATACCAAGGTCACCAAGGGCCTGAGCTGGGCCGACGTGGCCAGGAAGGTGGGCCAGTCCAAGGAGTGGACGACCGCGCTGTGCCTGGGGCAGATGACCGCCACCGCCACCCAGGCCAAGGTGCTGGGCAAACTCTTTGGCCTCTCCGTCGAAGAGCAGAAGTGGCTGCAGGTCGTGCCCTACAAGGGCTCACTGCCCACCACTGTGCCCACCGACCCGCTGATCTACCGCTTCTACGAACTGGTCAGCGTCTACGGCACCACCTTCAAGGAACTGATCCACGAAGAGTTCGGTGACGGCATCATGAGCGCCATCGACTTCAAGATGGACCTGCAGCGCCAGGCCGACCCGAACGGCGACCGCGTGAACATCGCCATGTCGGGCAAGTTCCTGCCCTACAAGCAGTACTGA